In Bacillus sp. FJAT-45037, the following are encoded in one genomic region:
- a CDS encoding ABC transporter ATP-binding protein has translation MTVLQVRNVTKKFGHFTALNGVNLEVNQGEVYGFIGPNGAGKSTTIRVLLGMLKATEGHAMIFGKDVWKDAVDIHKRLAYVPGDVNLWPNLTGGEVIDLFMKLRGVQNKQRRDDYIERFNLDPTKKCRTYSKGNRQKVALVSAFATDADLYILDEPTSGLDPLMEKVFQECIVEAKNKGGSVLLSSHILSEVERLCDRVGIIKEGQVIETGTLQELRHLTRTSMLIESKRPMIGLRELSGVYDVREDDRGVAFQVDAEKLDEVMTFVSEFGLMRIESTPPTLEDLFMRHYERAETPSDGRGGDS, from the coding sequence ATGACGGTCTTGCAAGTAAGGAATGTAACAAAAAAATTCGGTCATTTTACAGCGTTAAATGGAGTGAACCTAGAAGTAAACCAAGGGGAAGTATATGGATTTATTGGACCAAACGGGGCTGGGAAATCCACAACAATTCGTGTTTTATTAGGCATGTTAAAGGCAACAGAAGGTCATGCGATGATCTTTGGAAAAGACGTGTGGAAGGATGCTGTGGATATTCATAAGCGCCTTGCGTATGTTCCTGGGGACGTGAATCTATGGCCAAACTTAACGGGTGGAGAAGTCATTGATTTATTTATGAAGCTTCGTGGTGTCCAAAATAAACAGCGTCGAGATGACTATATTGAGCGATTTAACTTAGATCCAACGAAAAAGTGTCGTACGTATTCAAAGGGAAACCGTCAAAAAGTAGCTTTAGTCTCTGCTTTTGCAACGGATGCGGATCTCTATATATTAGATGAACCAACATCGGGACTTGATCCCCTCATGGAAAAGGTGTTCCAAGAATGTATCGTCGAAGCAAAAAATAAAGGCGGCAGTGTGTTGTTATCTAGTCACATTCTTTCTGAAGTGGAACGCTTATGTGACCGTGTTGGGATTATTAAAGAAGGGCAGGTCATTGAAACAGGAACGCTTCAAGAACTGCGACATTTAACGCGTACGAGTATGCTCATCGAATCGAAGCGACCAATGATCGGATTGCGTGAGCTTTCAGGTGTGTACGATGTTAGAGAAGATGATCGAGGCGTGGCGTTTCAAGTAGATGCAGAGAAGCTAGATGAGGTGATGACATTTGTCAGTGAATTTGGCTTGATGAGAATCGAAAGTACACCACCGACATTAGAGGACTTATTTATGCGTCATTACGAGCGGGCAGAAACGCCTTCTGACGGGCGCGGGGGTGACTCGTAA
- a CDS encoding TIGR01777 family oxidoreductase, producing MSKRIVLAGGTGFIGTYFSEKFNKQGFDVKVISRQPEHISWEDTPSMTEALDGADLLINLAGKSVNCRYNDANKQAIMESRTKTTIQLGKAIQACTTPPKLWINSSTATIYRHAEDRPMTEEAGEIGSGFSVDVATSWEDTFFACDVPETRQVALRIAIVLGPDGGVMTPYKNLVKFGLGGVQGSGEQMFSWIHIEDLYQIVLFLKERDELTGVFNCSAPDVVSNKVLMSKVRAAMKVPIGLPAPKWMLEVGSIFLRTETELVLKSRWVIPERLENEGFTFKYPTLDECLNNLIRK from the coding sequence ATGAGCAAACGAATCGTCTTAGCAGGAGGAACGGGATTTATAGGGACCTATTTTTCTGAGAAGTTCAACAAACAAGGGTTTGATGTGAAAGTAATTTCTAGGCAACCTGAGCATATTTCTTGGGAGGATACCCCATCGATGACCGAAGCGTTAGACGGGGCGGACCTTCTTATCAATTTAGCAGGTAAATCAGTGAACTGTCGATACAATGACGCTAATAAACAAGCGATTATGGAGTCTAGAACGAAGACTACGATCCAACTAGGGAAGGCAATTCAAGCATGTACGACCCCTCCTAAACTGTGGATCAATTCAAGTACAGCAACCATCTATCGCCACGCAGAAGATCGACCGATGACTGAAGAAGCAGGGGAGATCGGGTCAGGGTTCTCAGTTGATGTCGCGACGAGTTGGGAAGATACCTTTTTTGCATGCGACGTACCTGAAACAAGACAAGTCGCCCTACGTATTGCGATCGTATTAGGTCCAGACGGAGGCGTGATGACACCTTATAAAAATTTAGTGAAATTCGGACTAGGCGGAGTGCAAGGGTCTGGCGAGCAAATGTTTAGCTGGATACATATTGAAGACTTATATCAAATTGTTCTCTTCTTAAAAGAAAGAGACGAGCTCACAGGCGTCTTCAACTGCTCAGCACCAGATGTTGTCAGTAACAAAGTGTTGATGAGTAAAGTGAGAGCAGCGATGAAGGTACCAATCGGGTTACCTGCACCAAAATGGATGCTAGAGGTTGGTTCGATCTTCCTACGCACAGAAACCGAATTAGTATTAAAAAGTCGTTGGGTTATACCAGAGAGGCTAGAGAATGAAGGATTCACATTTAAATATCCGACATTAGACGAGTGCCTAAATAATTTGATTAGAAAATAG
- a CDS encoding Fur-regulated basic protein FbpA translates to MSKRIKKFVTDQKEQLIQHLLQLGAYKSSDGRQLYELALDELKMEYQKQQIRT, encoded by the coding sequence GTGAGCAAGCGAATTAAGAAGTTTGTAACAGATCAAAAAGAACAACTCATTCAACATCTTCTCCAGTTAGGGGCCTATAAATCCTCTGATGGTCGTCAATTATATGAATTGGCATTAGATGAATTGAAAATGGAGTATCAGAAACAGCAAATCAGGACGTAG
- a CDS encoding arsenic resistance protein: MNMLEKFYTFIVLLAVIIGIALGQIDAIHANAERLIVPLLIAMLYITFLQIPLEEIKTSFKNMKFTLASVSMNFVWTPILAWGLALLFLGDHPALYIGFIMLMVTPCTDWYLIFTGIARGNVALSASILPLNLLLQVLLLPLYLLIFGGTTGVVELSFLAESILLVLLLPLALAVITKALLKKMTQIQEQILSSLSILPIIFLSLAIVAMFASQGQLLLDNLDLLWLLMIPLFLFFVINLIISQKVGHVLKFPYEMRTSLSLTTLARNSPIALAIAMTAFPEQPLIALTLVVGPLLELPILAIISQVLLALKKGE, translated from the coding sequence TTGAATATGCTTGAGAAGTTTTATACGTTTATCGTCTTATTAGCTGTCATTATTGGCATTGCGCTAGGGCAGATCGATGCGATCCATGCGAATGCAGAAAGATTGATTGTGCCGTTATTAATCGCCATGTTATATATAACCTTTTTACAAATCCCTCTAGAAGAAATCAAAACTTCTTTTAAAAACATGAAGTTTACATTAGCTTCTGTCTCTATGAATTTTGTGTGGACACCTATCTTAGCCTGGGGATTGGCGTTACTCTTTTTAGGAGATCATCCTGCTTTATACATAGGTTTTATTATGCTAATGGTCACACCTTGTACAGATTGGTACTTAATTTTCACCGGGATCGCTAGAGGTAATGTGGCACTATCAGCATCTATTTTACCTTTAAACTTGCTCTTACAAGTCCTGTTACTGCCACTTTATCTCCTTATATTCGGGGGAACGACAGGAGTGGTTGAGCTTTCATTTTTGGCTGAGAGCATTCTACTTGTTTTATTGTTGCCTTTAGCTTTAGCCGTCATAACTAAAGCACTCTTAAAGAAGATGACACAAATACAGGAACAGATCCTTTCATCCCTGAGCATATTACCAATTATATTCTTAAGCCTTGCGATCGTCGCGATGTTTGCTTCGCAAGGGCAATTATTGCTCGATAACTTAGATTTACTATGGCTGCTAATGATTCCTCTCTTTTTATTTTTCGTCATCAACTTAATTATTTCTCAAAAAGTTGGACATGTTTTGAAGTTCCCGTATGAGATGAGGACTAGTCTCAGTTTGACGACTTTAGCGCGAAATTCACCGATTGCATTGGCCATTGCGATGACCGCATTCCCTGAACAACCGTTGATCGCCTTGACCTTAGTGGTCGGCCCCTTACTTGAATTGCCGATACTCGCGATCATCTCACAAGTCTTACTCGCACTAAAAAAAGGCGAGTAA
- a CDS encoding ABC transporter permease, producing the protein MWKPLFSQTGSMIRFILRRDRIRLSIWIVSLFSLTIATAASFINLYQNELERQAIAETMRNPAMIAMIGQGYGLDNYTEGAMMAHQMLLFTAIAVAIMSILLVVRHTRADEEEGRIELLRSLPVGKLSNLSSTLVTLFSVNILLALFIGFGLASLQIESMDLQSSLLYGSALGATGMFFAAVTALFAQLSENSRGAIGYSLAFLGIAYLIRAVGDVSNEALSWISPLGWILGTQVYVNNYWWPILLTIGAALVVSALAFYLQSIRDMESGFIASKPGRRYASKLLLSPMGLAFRLQRTSIIAWGVGVFVIGVSYGSVFGDLESFFTNNEMLSEMLPPVEGLSLTEQFLTMLMAVMSMICTVPALLFMLKLKGEERRERTEHLFARAVSRTKVLGSYLVLSVGFGLIMLLLSVLGLFVAASAVMEDAIAFDMLLKASMVYLPAIWLMIGIAVATIGLLPKLTGLTWLILGYSFVVVYLGGLMQFPSWMAQLSPFGHIPEYPVEELDVVALSLLTVVAIVLIIIGFIGYKKRDLEG; encoded by the coding sequence ATGTGGAAGCCGCTATTCAGTCAAACAGGGAGCATGATCCGCTTCATTCTTCGACGAGATCGAATCCGTCTGTCGATATGGATCGTCTCTCTCTTCAGTTTAACGATCGCTACCGCAGCTTCATTTATTAACCTTTATCAAAATGAACTCGAACGCCAAGCAATCGCTGAGACGATGCGTAACCCGGCGATGATTGCGATGATCGGTCAAGGCTACGGTCTAGACAACTATACAGAGGGCGCGATGATGGCCCATCAGATGCTACTATTTACAGCGATCGCCGTGGCGATTATGAGTATTCTTCTTGTCGTACGTCATACACGGGCTGATGAAGAAGAAGGAAGAATAGAACTTCTTCGTTCCCTCCCTGTAGGTAAACTCTCCAATCTAAGCTCCACGTTGGTCACACTTTTTTCAGTGAACATCCTACTTGCTCTATTCATAGGCTTCGGATTAGCTAGTTTACAAATAGAGAGTATGGATCTACAGAGTTCGCTTTTATACGGATCTGCACTAGGGGCAACAGGGATGTTTTTCGCAGCAGTCACCGCCTTATTTGCTCAGCTGTCAGAGAACTCTAGAGGGGCCATTGGCTATTCACTGGCCTTTCTCGGCATCGCTTATTTGATTCGTGCGGTAGGAGATGTCAGTAATGAAGCTCTTTCGTGGATATCGCCACTCGGTTGGATCCTTGGTACACAAGTATATGTCAATAATTACTGGTGGCCTATCTTACTGACGATCGGTGCCGCGCTCGTTGTCAGCGCTCTTGCATTTTATTTGCAAAGCATACGAGATATGGAGTCTGGATTCATTGCATCAAAGCCCGGTAGAAGATACGCATCGAAGTTATTGCTATCTCCAATGGGTCTAGCTTTTCGACTTCAACGTACATCGATCATCGCTTGGGGTGTTGGAGTGTTCGTCATTGGTGTCTCTTACGGATCAGTATTTGGTGACTTAGAATCTTTCTTCACAAACAATGAAATGTTAAGTGAAATGCTGCCGCCAGTTGAGGGGTTGTCGTTAACCGAACAGTTTTTAACTATGTTAATGGCCGTGATGTCGATGATCTGCACCGTGCCAGCGCTTCTTTTTATGCTGAAACTAAAAGGAGAAGAGCGGAGAGAACGAACAGAGCATCTCTTTGCCCGTGCGGTATCGAGAACAAAAGTACTAGGGAGCTACCTCGTTCTTTCAGTAGGATTCGGTCTTATCATGTTGCTACTCTCTGTACTTGGCTTATTTGTCGCAGCCAGTGCTGTGATGGAAGATGCGATCGCTTTTGATATGTTGCTCAAGGCTTCTATGGTGTATTTGCCTGCCATTTGGCTAATGATCGGGATCGCTGTAGCAACGATAGGTCTACTGCCAAAGCTCACAGGACTCACATGGCTCATTTTAGGCTACTCATTTGTCGTCGTTTATCTAGGGGGTCTCATGCAGTTTCCAAGTTGGATGGCCCAGCTCTCACCATTTGGTCATATACCAGAGTATCCAGTTGAGGAGTTGGATGTTGTAGCTTTATCATTGCTCACAGTCGTAGCGATTGTCTTGATAATCATAGGATTTATCGGTTATAAGAAACGAGACCTTGAAGGATAA
- a CDS encoding ABC transporter ATP-binding protein, whose product MEQEQKTSLKPFFSLILSSNIPKRALSFGLIGSLITTLVGLTIPLLTREMVDGFSVDSLSVMLIVLIGVVFVVQALIDGVSMYLLAYVGQKIVANLREKMWRKMTRLPVTYYDKQTSGKSVSRVVNDTGIVKDLISQHFPNFITGIITIIGAVIILFIMDWKMTLLMFISVPLTTLILIPLGRQMSKISRGLQDETASFTGNIQQTLSEIRLMKASNAELAEEAKGKSGIHTLFTFGLKEARIFAMVGPLIYLVIMVVVVMIIGYGGIRVAEGSMTTGSLVAFLLYLFQIIFPITSFTMFFTQLQKAKGATERIIDILELPLEEGQDGIDLDITNKPIHVRDLHFAYNVDEPILNGVTFDVTPGQMVAFAGPSGGGKTTMFALLERFYEPTSGDILIGDTPIMDLSMSSWRRQIGYVSQDSPMMAGTLRENLCYGLDKAEEISDERLWEVAKMAYADQFIKEFPEGLETEVGERGVKLSGGQRQRIAIARAFLRDPKILMMDEATASLDSQSEGIVQQALTRLMEGRTTFVIAHRLSTIVHADKIIFIEKGKITGVGTHQELVRSHDLYCEFAEQQLT is encoded by the coding sequence ATGGAACAAGAACAAAAAACAAGCCTGAAACCATTTTTCTCACTGATCTTATCTTCGAATATTCCTAAACGTGCTCTATCATTCGGATTAATCGGTAGCTTGATTACGACACTTGTCGGTTTGACGATTCCTCTTTTAACACGAGAGATGGTCGACGGGTTCTCCGTTGATTCATTAAGTGTCATGCTGATAGTACTCATTGGTGTCGTCTTTGTTGTCCAAGCGCTTATTGATGGCGTGTCGATGTATTTACTAGCCTATGTTGGCCAAAAAATCGTCGCAAACTTAAGAGAAAAAATGTGGCGTAAAATGACGAGACTTCCCGTTACTTATTATGATAAACAAACAAGCGGAAAATCAGTCAGTCGCGTCGTCAATGACACAGGCATCGTCAAAGACCTCATCTCGCAACATTTCCCTAACTTTATTACAGGGATTATTACGATTATCGGGGCTGTCATTATCTTGTTTATTATGGATTGGAAAATGACGTTACTGATGTTCATCTCTGTTCCACTCACTACACTCATCCTCATCCCACTCGGTAGACAAATGAGTAAGATCTCACGCGGCCTTCAAGATGAAACCGCTAGTTTTACAGGAAATATCCAACAAACATTAAGTGAAATTCGCTTAATGAAGGCATCTAACGCTGAGTTAGCGGAAGAAGCAAAAGGAAAGTCAGGCATTCATACTTTATTTACTTTCGGATTAAAAGAAGCACGAATATTTGCAATGGTCGGTCCGCTGATTTACCTCGTCATTATGGTCGTTGTTGTGATGATTATAGGATACGGTGGGATTCGTGTCGCTGAAGGTTCGATGACAACCGGATCACTTGTAGCGTTCTTACTTTATTTATTCCAGATTATCTTTCCAATTACTTCTTTCACGATGTTCTTCACGCAACTTCAAAAAGCAAAAGGCGCAACGGAACGAATCATTGACATTCTTGAGCTCCCATTAGAAGAAGGCCAAGATGGGATCGACCTAGACATTACAAATAAGCCGATCCATGTCCGTGATCTACATTTTGCCTATAACGTAGATGAACCGATCTTAAATGGGGTGACCTTTGATGTGACGCCTGGACAAATGGTCGCTTTCGCTGGACCAAGTGGTGGCGGGAAGACGACGATGTTTGCATTGCTTGAACGTTTCTATGAGCCAACATCAGGCGACATTCTCATTGGAGATACCCCAATCATGGATTTATCGATGAGCTCATGGAGACGTCAAATTGGTTACGTCTCACAAGACAGCCCGATGATGGCCGGGACTTTGCGGGAGAATTTATGCTATGGATTAGATAAGGCTGAAGAGATTTCCGATGAACGACTATGGGAAGTTGCGAAGATGGCTTACGCTGACCAATTCATTAAGGAGTTTCCAGAAGGATTAGAAACCGAAGTGGGCGAACGTGGTGTGAAACTGTCCGGTGGTCAAAGGCAACGAATTGCCATTGCCCGTGCGTTCTTACGAGATCCTAAAATTCTGATGATGGATGAAGCGACAGCAAGCTTAGATAGCCAGTCTGAAGGCATTGTCCAACAAGCTCTGACACGTTTAATGGAAGGGCGTACGACGTTCGTCATTGCTCACAGACTATCAACAATCGTCCACGCGGACAAAATCATCTTTATTGAAAAAGGCAAAATTACTGGAGTCGGAACGCATCAAGAACTCGTTCGCTCTCACGACTTGTACTGTGAATTCGCCGAACAGCAGCTGACGTAA
- a CDS encoding pentapeptide repeat-containing protein gives MSTKIKIDKPRLSATLTDKHFHDLYEENEPYLSHGIISDCTIDRDMIDKIEISNVLFRKVVFHDVSFKGIELTDVIFDHCDLSNADLMSGVLHRVEFRQSKMLGVNLSEATLRNVIFKECQVNFSSFGYADLKQVKFDTCSLLNADLYECKLQKTAIDFCQINNMNVANTSLKGIDLSTSSFERITVSVEDLSGCTVSPEQAIGFASMLGLIIKD, from the coding sequence ATGTCAACTAAAATTAAGATTGATAAACCGAGACTCTCGGCTACCTTAACGGATAAACATTTTCACGATCTTTATGAGGAGAATGAGCCGTACTTAAGTCATGGTATCATCAGTGACTGTACAATTGATCGTGATATGATTGACAAAATTGAGATTTCGAATGTCTTATTTAGGAAAGTAGTGTTCCATGATGTGTCGTTTAAAGGAATCGAGTTAACCGATGTCATCTTTGACCATTGTGACCTGTCTAATGCTGATTTGATGAGTGGGGTGCTTCATCGAGTCGAGTTTAGACAATCTAAGATGCTAGGCGTGAATCTCTCAGAAGCCACATTAAGAAATGTCATTTTTAAAGAATGTCAAGTGAATTTCAGTTCATTCGGTTATGCTGATTTAAAACAAGTGAAATTTGATACATGCTCATTGTTGAATGCAGATCTTTATGAGTGTAAGCTTCAAAAAACGGCAATTGATTTTTGTCAGATCAATAATATGAACGTTGCCAACACGTCATTAAAAGGGATCGACTTAAGTACGTCTTCATTCGAGAGAATCACCGTATCAGTAGAAGATCTAAGCGGATGCACGGTCTCCCCTGAGCAAGCAATTGGATTTGCTAGTATGTTGGGGTTAATTATTAAAGATTAG
- the htpX gene encoding protease HtpX produces the protein MGKRLLLLLVTNILVMTTIIIVWSLITTFTDINGSFQTGGPGLGIDFLALGVFSLLVGFIGSFMSLAMSRWVAKMMMKVKVLDPNGQLTREERMVVEKVHRLTRAAGLTHMPEVGIYQSAEVNAFATGPSKKRSLVAVSQGLLNTMDDDAVEGVIAHEVAHVANGDMVTMTLLQGVVNTFVVFFSRIAAIIVSRFVRQEMQWIVQFAAIIIFQILFSILGSMVVSAYSRHREFHADRGGADLAGRDKMAHALRSLKSYVDRAKVQDHTNDSAIQTMKINGKGGVMKLFSSHPDLDERIARLEQR, from the coding sequence ATGGGAAAACGCTTGTTGCTATTACTTGTCACAAATATTCTTGTGATGACGACGATTATCATTGTATGGTCGCTCATTACAACATTTACAGATATTAATGGGTCATTCCAGACGGGTGGTCCGGGACTAGGAATAGATTTCCTTGCCCTTGGTGTCTTTAGTTTACTTGTTGGTTTCATAGGTTCATTCATGTCTCTTGCGATGTCTCGTTGGGTAGCGAAGATGATGATGAAAGTGAAAGTCCTTGATCCAAATGGTCAATTAACTAGAGAAGAGCGTATGGTCGTTGAGAAGGTTCATCGTCTGACGCGAGCTGCTGGCTTAACACATATGCCTGAAGTTGGAATTTATCAATCAGCAGAAGTGAATGCTTTTGCGACAGGTCCATCAAAGAAACGCTCGCTAGTTGCAGTGTCTCAAGGCTTATTAAATACGATGGATGATGACGCAGTTGAAGGTGTTATTGCCCATGAGGTCGCTCACGTAGCGAATGGCGATATGGTTACGATGACTTTATTACAAGGTGTTGTGAATACCTTTGTTGTCTTCTTCTCACGTATTGCGGCAATCATCGTTTCACGCTTTGTTCGTCAAGAAATGCAATGGATTGTGCAATTTGCAGCGATTATTATTTTCCAAATTCTCTTCTCGATTCTTGGAAGCATGGTCGTCAGTGCGTACTCTAGACATCGTGAATTCCACGCTGACCGTGGTGGCGCTGATCTAGCTGGTCGAGACAAAATGGCCCATGCCCTGCGTTCATTGAAGTCGTATGTAGATCGTGCGAAAGTACAGGATCATACAAATGACTCAGCGATCCAAACGATGAAGATTAACGGAAAAGGCGGAGTGATGAAATTATTTTCTTCTCACCCTGACTTAGATGAGCGTATTGCACGTTTAGAACAACGTTAA